In Collimonas arenae, a single genomic region encodes these proteins:
- a CDS encoding phosphotransferase enzyme family protein, which produces MKEVKPDTATDLPAVQSHGMGLEAVQPSWPSLTLDEVARLLDHYPQAGAVTHIGWHSPRPFSSACVADTESGPLFIKRLLREIRTPDELMDEHRFMAHLRRHGLVVGEVLNASDGRTAFADGSWTYEVQRLGQGVDRYRDATSWTPFLNCEDAAAAGRELAALHLAARGYDAPARSTKLLASGFTLLNTEQPQAVLSRIQAYIQKRPALTTYLAQRDWRQDVTRVLLPFHASLSPLLYGLTPLWTHNDWHASNLLWQADGEPTAVKTVLDFGLADRTCAVYDLANAIERNVIEWLALPLADGDQRHLVHIDQLDALLDAYEATAPLSALEAAALPALLPLVHIEFALSELAYFHGVLHSAENAALAYDTYFLGHAAWFNSDAGQYLLDHLRGRAARKTHQQEL; this is translated from the coding sequence ATGAAGGAAGTAAAACCAGATACCGCAACGGACCTCCCGGCAGTGCAGAGTCACGGCATGGGGCTCGAGGCGGTACAGCCGAGCTGGCCGTCATTGACGCTGGATGAAGTCGCGCGCTTGTTGGATCATTATCCGCAGGCCGGCGCTGTCACGCACATTGGTTGGCACAGTCCACGGCCTTTTTCCAGCGCCTGCGTGGCTGACACCGAATCGGGGCCATTGTTTATCAAGCGCCTGCTGCGAGAGATAAGGACCCCTGACGAGCTGATGGACGAGCACCGCTTCATGGCGCATCTGCGGCGTCATGGACTGGTCGTCGGCGAAGTGTTGAACGCCAGCGATGGCCGTACGGCGTTTGCCGATGGCAGCTGGACTTACGAAGTGCAGCGGTTGGGGCAGGGCGTCGACCGCTACCGCGACGCCACTTCATGGACCCCGTTCCTGAATTGCGAGGATGCCGCGGCGGCAGGGCGCGAGCTGGCTGCGCTGCATCTGGCGGCACGTGGTTATGATGCGCCGGCGCGCTCTACCAAATTGCTGGCGTCCGGTTTTACCTTGCTCAATACAGAGCAGCCGCAAGCTGTACTCAGCCGTATCCAGGCTTACATCCAGAAGCGGCCAGCGTTGACAACCTATCTGGCGCAACGCGACTGGCGCCAGGATGTGACGCGCGTGCTGCTGCCATTCCATGCTTCTCTCAGTCCCTTGCTGTATGGCTTGACGCCGCTCTGGACGCATAATGACTGGCACGCCTCCAATCTTCTATGGCAAGCCGACGGCGAGCCCACTGCCGTCAAGACGGTGCTGGATTTCGGCCTGGCCGACCGCACTTGCGCGGTCTACGATCTTGCCAATGCCATTGAGCGCAATGTGATCGAATGGCTGGCATTGCCTTTGGCTGATGGCGATCAGCGTCATCTGGTGCATATCGACCAGCTGGATGCGCTGCTGGATGCCTATGAAGCAACAGCGCCTTTGTCGGCGCTGGAGGCAGCTGCATTGCCGGCTTTATTACCTTTGGTGCATATCGAGTTTGCGCTGTCCGAGTTGGCGTATTTCCATGGCGTGCTGCATTCAGCCGAAAACGCGGCGCTGGCCTACGATACTTACTTTCTTGGCCATGCCGCATGGTTCAACAGTGACGCCGGCCAGTATCTGCTGGATCACCTGCGAGGCCGTGCTGCCCGTAAAACCCATCAACAGGAGCTTTGA
- a CDS encoding TonB-dependent siderophore receptor → MTTTKKNTPSAGSRVALHTKRKLLITLIAAATASMAHAQSDPEQKNKPAGDAGQGVQPQTTQQQADSVLPTVTVTGAGAATDSYRKKSASVGSFGEASLLDTPASISVITRSQLDDQQSRLLSDVVRNDATVGDNYAPVGYYENFSIRGFPLDLASSYQINGMSIAGEQNVALENKESVEILKGLAGLQSGMTPPGGLVNYVTKRPADVRSVTLETDSRGSRYLATDIGTLFGEQKQFGLRINAAHESLHSYVNDADGERNFASLAADWVISPQARLQFDAEYQHREQRSAPGYQLLGGTVVPSNVSPEKLLGAQPWAKPVTINSVNLNLRLDLDLTPDWHAYVAASRSRVVIDDNSAFPYGCGYGVTCGAGGTPARYFSANGDFDIYDYRFPDDTRRNDQLQAVLQGRVDTGSIRHDLTLGASTFRRTVSQSDGVNDYVGSDNIYNPNPIVYAPSPLTPDASTLRLDSRQKALFAVDRISLTPKWQLIAGARQVWVNERALDGTGVVTRTTDKSLLLPQVALVYKPQADLSLYTSYSKGLTMGGQAPFWAENGYAFLAPTVSHQVEAGVKYDWRDELSFSAVLFQMTKPYEYPKPDANGFTYTQQGTETHRGIELSAAGQASKQLRLTASLALIQARAEDTGTAAYDGHQAINVPRLRAAFYAAYAVPQVTGLTLLGGWQYSGSKVATREGNVDVPAYNLFDAGLRYKTSLSGHPTVIRLSVDNLFDKRYWKDVGEYFGDSYLHLGAPRTARLSVQYDF, encoded by the coding sequence ATGACAACTACGAAAAAAAACACTCCATCGGCCGGGAGCCGGGTAGCGCTGCACACTAAAAGAAAATTACTGATTACCTTGATCGCCGCTGCGACCGCCAGCATGGCGCATGCGCAAAGCGATCCGGAACAGAAAAACAAGCCGGCTGGCGATGCTGGGCAGGGCGTTCAGCCACAAACCACCCAGCAACAAGCCGATTCCGTGTTACCGACCGTGACAGTGACCGGCGCAGGAGCAGCTACCGATAGTTATCGCAAGAAGTCAGCCTCAGTCGGCAGCTTCGGCGAAGCCTCCTTGCTCGATACGCCCGCTTCGATTTCCGTGATCACCCGCAGTCAGCTGGACGACCAGCAGTCGCGTTTGCTGAGCGATGTCGTACGCAACGATGCGACAGTGGGAGACAACTATGCGCCGGTCGGCTACTACGAAAATTTTAGCATCCGCGGTTTCCCGTTGGACCTGGCGTCCAGCTACCAGATCAATGGCATGAGCATCGCCGGCGAGCAAAATGTAGCGCTGGAAAACAAAGAGAGCGTGGAGATACTGAAAGGACTGGCGGGTTTGCAAAGCGGCATGACGCCGCCGGGTGGCCTGGTCAACTACGTCACCAAGCGTCCCGCCGATGTGCGCTCCGTCACGCTGGAAACCGACTCGCGCGGTTCGCGCTACCTGGCAACCGATATCGGAACCTTGTTTGGCGAGCAAAAGCAATTCGGCTTGCGCATCAATGCCGCTCACGAGAGCCTGCATTCGTACGTTAACGACGCCGACGGCGAGCGTAATTTCGCTTCGCTGGCTGCGGACTGGGTGATCAGCCCGCAAGCGCGCCTGCAGTTCGACGCGGAGTATCAGCATCGTGAGCAACGCTCCGCGCCGGGTTATCAACTGCTTGGCGGCACTGTGGTGCCAAGCAATGTATCGCCCGAAAAGCTACTGGGCGCGCAGCCATGGGCCAAACCGGTGACGATCAATTCAGTGAATCTGAATCTGCGCCTGGATCTCGATCTGACGCCGGATTGGCATGCCTATGTGGCGGCCAGCCGCAGCCGGGTGGTGATCGATGATAACTCTGCCTTTCCCTACGGTTGCGGCTATGGCGTCACTTGCGGCGCGGGCGGTACGCCGGCCCGTTATTTCAGCGCTAACGGCGATTTCGACATCTACGATTACCGTTTTCCGGATGACACGCGACGCAACGACCAGTTGCAAGCAGTACTGCAAGGCCGTGTGGATACAGGCAGCATCCGCCATGACCTGACCTTGGGTGCAAGCACCTTCCGCCGCACGGTATCGCAGAGCGATGGCGTCAACGACTATGTCGGCAGCGATAATATCTATAATCCGAATCCGATCGTCTATGCGCCGTCGCCACTGACGCCGGATGCATCCACGCTGCGGCTGGATAGCCGGCAAAAGGCGCTGTTTGCGGTTGACCGCATCAGCCTGACGCCGAAATGGCAATTGATTGCCGGCGCACGTCAGGTATGGGTGAATGAACGGGCGCTGGATGGAACCGGTGTAGTGACACGCACCACCGACAAATCTCTTTTGTTGCCGCAAGTCGCGCTGGTCTACAAACCGCAAGCCGACCTGTCTCTCTACACCAGCTATAGCAAAGGCTTGACGATGGGCGGCCAGGCGCCGTTCTGGGCCGAGAACGGCTACGCTTTCCTGGCGCCGACCGTGTCGCACCAGGTCGAAGCCGGCGTCAAGTACGACTGGCGCGACGAGCTCAGTTTCAGCGCGGTGTTGTTCCAGATGACCAAGCCGTATGAATATCCGAAGCCGGACGCAAATGGTTTCACCTACACGCAGCAGGGCACGGAAACTCACCGGGGAATCGAGTTGAGCGCGGCCGGCCAGGCCAGCAAGCAGTTGCGCCTGACCGCGAGCCTGGCCTTGATCCAGGCGCGGGCCGAAGATACCGGCACCGCAGCGTATGATGGCCATCAGGCTATCAATGTGCCACGCCTGCGTGCGGCTTTCTATGCTGCCTATGCGGTGCCGCAGGTCACTGGCCTGACCTTGCTCGGCGGCTGGCAATATAGCGGCAGTAAAGTGGCGACGCGCGAAGGCAATGTCGATGTTCCGGCCTATAATTTATTCGATGCCGGCCTGCGCTATAAAACCAGCTTGTCGGGGCATCCGACGGTGATACGTCTGAGCGTGGACAATCTGTTCGACAAGCGTTACTGGAAAGACGTCGGCGAATATTTCGGCGACAGCTACCTCCATCTGGGCGCGCCGCGTACTGCGCGGCTATCTGTCCAGTACGACTTTTAA
- a CDS encoding thioesterase family protein, whose amino-acid sequence MADAEPIPSTSLQLYCDVVRPEWVDYNGHLRDAFYMLIFSFATDALMDYIGLDEAERQRSGSSLYTLESHINYLKEVKAGALVRVQTRLLAHDAKRLQIYHSMHLANAEEALAASEQMLLHVDMRGPAATPFADAVAQRLHGISAVLSQLPSPQYTSRQIRMK is encoded by the coding sequence ATGGCTGACGCAGAACCGATTCCTTCCACTTCCTTGCAACTGTACTGCGATGTGGTGCGCCCGGAGTGGGTGGACTATAACGGCCATCTGCGCGATGCGTTTTACATGTTGATTTTTAGTTTTGCGACCGATGCTCTGATGGATTACATCGGCCTGGATGAGGCCGAACGGCAGCGCTCCGGTTCATCCTTGTACACGTTGGAAAGCCATATCAATTATTTGAAAGAAGTGAAGGCCGGCGCCTTGGTCAGGGTGCAGACCCGGTTGCTGGCGCACGACGCCAAGCGCCTGCAGATCTACCATTCCATGCATCTGGCAAATGCGGAGGAAGCGCTGGCTGCCAGCGAACAGATGCTATTGCACGTCGATATGCGCGGCCCCGCAGCCACGCCTTTTGCCGATGCGGTTGCGCAGCGCTTGCACGGGATATCTGCAGTCCTTAGCCAACTGCCATCGCCCCAATACACCAGCAGGCAGATTCGCATGAAGTAA
- a CDS encoding L-carnitine dehydrogenase: MITDIKIFAALGVGVIGSGWVARALAHGLDVVAWDPAPNAEQQLRDRLANAWPALERQGLHTGASLARLRFVATVEECVRDVDFVQESAPERMELKIDLHAKISAAAKSDAIIASSTSGLLPSDFYADAKNPQRCVVGHPFNPVYLLPLVEVLGGQKTTPQAIDAALKIYSNLGMRPLHVRKEVPGFIADRLLEAVWREALHLVNDGVATTGEIDDAIRFGAGIRWSFMGTFLTYTLAGGDAGMRHFMQQFGPALELPWTKLVAPQLTDALIEKVVDGASIQQGQRSIKELERYRDDCIISVMNAVRDAKERHGLQFGE; this comes from the coding sequence ATGATCACTGATATCAAAATTTTTGCTGCGCTGGGTGTAGGCGTCATCGGCAGCGGTTGGGTCGCCAGGGCGCTGGCGCACGGCCTGGACGTGGTGGCCTGGGATCCGGCGCCGAACGCCGAGCAACAACTGCGGGACAGGCTGGCGAATGCATGGCCTGCGCTGGAGCGGCAAGGCTTGCACACGGGCGCTTCGCTGGCTCGCCTGCGTTTTGTGGCGACGGTCGAGGAATGCGTGCGGGATGTCGATTTTGTCCAGGAAAGTGCGCCGGAACGAATGGAGCTGAAAATCGACCTGCATGCAAAGATCAGCGCCGCGGCCAAGTCGGACGCCATCATCGCCTCGTCGACCTCGGGTTTGCTGCCCTCGGACTTTTATGCCGACGCCAAAAATCCGCAACGCTGTGTCGTCGGCCATCCCTTCAATCCGGTGTATCTGTTGCCGCTGGTGGAAGTGCTGGGCGGCCAGAAGACGACGCCGCAAGCAATCGACGCGGCGCTGAAAATCTATAGCAATCTCGGCATGCGGCCGCTGCACGTACGCAAGGAAGTGCCGGGGTTTATTGCAGACCGCTTGCTAGAGGCAGTCTGGCGCGAAGCCTTGCATCTGGTGAACGACGGCGTAGCGACTACCGGCGAGATCGATGACGCGATCCGCTTTGGCGCTGGCATCCGCTGGTCTTTCATGGGTACTTTCCTGACCTACACGCTGGCTGGTGGCGATGCCGGCATGCGGCACTTCATGCAGCAGTTCGGGCCGGCGCTAGAGTTGCCGTGGACGAAACTGGTGGCGCCGCAACTGACGGATGCGTTGATCGAAAAAGTGGTCGATGGCGCCAGCATCCAGCAAGGCCAGCGCTCGATCAAGGAACTGGAGCGCTATCGCGACGATTGCATCATCAGCGTGATGAATGCGGTCAGGGACGCCAAGGAGCGCCATGGCTTGCAATTCGGGGAATGA
- a CDS encoding 3-keto-5-aminohexanoate cleavage protein translates to MNNEVIVTCAVTGAGDTVGRHPAIPVTPQQIAAAAVEAAKAGATVVHCHVRDPASGKPSRDPELYYELVDRIRASGVDMILNLTAGMGGDLEIGPGEEPMRFGPGTDLVGGLTRLIHIEQLLPEICTLDCGTLNFGDGDQIYVSTPNQLRAGAKRIQELGVKAELEVFDTGHLWFAKQMVKEGLLGEMPLFQLCLGIPWGAPADTGTMKAMVDNMPPGAIWAGFGIGRMQMPMVAQAVLLGGNVRVGLEDNLWLDKGVYASNGSLVERAVDLVAKLGANTLTPEQGRKKLGLIKRR, encoded by the coding sequence ATGAATAATGAAGTCATTGTCACCTGCGCCGTCACCGGCGCCGGCGATACTGTTGGCCGCCATCCGGCTATCCCCGTTACGCCGCAACAGATTGCCGCCGCCGCAGTAGAGGCCGCCAAGGCTGGCGCCACCGTCGTCCATTGCCATGTGCGAGATCCCGCCAGCGGCAAGCCTAGCCGCGATCCAGAGCTGTACTACGAATTAGTGGATCGGATCCGCGCTTCCGGGGTCGACATGATCCTCAATCTGACCGCCGGCATGGGAGGGGACCTTGAGATCGGCCCTGGCGAAGAGCCGATGCGCTTCGGACCCGGCACCGATCTGGTGGGCGGGTTGACACGGTTGATCCATATCGAGCAATTGCTACCGGAAATCTGCACCCTCGATTGCGGCACGCTGAATTTCGGCGATGGCGATCAGATCTACGTTTCCACGCCCAACCAGTTGCGGGCCGGCGCCAAGCGCATCCAGGAACTGGGCGTGAAAGCCGAGCTGGAAGTATTCGATACCGGCCATTTGTGGTTCGCCAAGCAAATGGTCAAGGAAGGCTTGCTCGGCGAGATGCCCCTGTTCCAGCTCTGTCTTGGCATTCCATGGGGCGCGCCGGCCGATACCGGCACCATGAAAGCCATGGTCGACAACATGCCGCCCGGTGCGATCTGGGCCGGTTTCGGTATCGGCCGCATGCAGATGCCGATGGTAGCGCAGGCGGTTCTGCTGGGCGGCAACGTGCGGGTCGGGCTGGAAGATAATCTGTGGCTGGATAAGGGCGTCTACGCAAGCAACGGCAGCCTGGTCGAACGCGCCGTCGACCTGGTTGCCAAACTGGGAGCCAACACCCTGACACCGGAGCAGGGGCGGAAAAAGCTCGGCTTGATCAAGCGCAGATAA
- the choX gene encoding choline ABC transporter substrate-binding protein, which produces MVLLCLLTLQASPVYAQEPESCRQVRFADIGWTDITATTALASLLFDSLGYKPTTRNVSVPISLVGLKNHQLDVSLGYWDPIQTQSVEPLLKAGSFVMLDKPNLVGARTMLAAPSYVADGGLKSVDDIAKYKDQLDGKIYGIEPGSSANSKIQAMIDKNLFGLGGFKLVQSSEAGMLSEVQRAARQNKWIVFFAWEPHPMNIQMKLTYLTGGDSVFGVNSGAAQVHTLVANDYLVRCPNAGKLISNLQFTTDIENHLMASIMAKTDPATTAREFLRKNPQMLEKWLAEVSTFDGRDGLQEVKKHLAM; this is translated from the coding sequence ATGGTTTTGCTTTGCCTGCTAACGTTGCAGGCGTCGCCGGTTTATGCACAAGAGCCGGAAAGTTGTCGTCAGGTGCGCTTCGCCGATATCGGCTGGACCGATATCACGGCGACCACGGCGCTGGCGTCGCTGTTGTTCGACAGCCTGGGCTACAAGCCGACTACCCGCAACGTTTCCGTGCCGATTTCGCTGGTCGGCCTGAAGAATCACCAGCTTGACGTCTCCCTCGGCTACTGGGACCCGATACAGACGCAGAGTGTCGAGCCGCTGCTCAAGGCCGGTAGCTTTGTCATGCTGGACAAGCCGAACCTGGTGGGCGCCAGAACCATGCTGGCGGCGCCAAGCTATGTCGCCGACGGCGGCCTGAAAAGCGTAGACGATATCGCCAAATATAAAGATCAACTGGACGGCAAGATATACGGGATAGAGCCCGGCAGCAGCGCCAATAGCAAGATCCAGGCAATGATAGACAAGAACCTGTTCGGCCTGGGTGGCTTCAAGCTGGTGCAATCGAGCGAGGCCGGCATGCTGTCTGAGGTGCAACGCGCTGCGCGCCAGAATAAATGGATCGTGTTCTTCGCCTGGGAGCCGCATCCAATGAATATCCAGATGAAGCTGACCTATCTCACCGGCGGCGACAGCGTCTTTGGCGTCAACTCCGGCGCGGCGCAAGTGCATACGCTGGTGGCGAACGACTATCTCGTGCGTTGCCCCAACGCCGGCAAGCTGATCTCCAACCTGCAGTTCACGACCGATATTGAAAATCACCTGATGGCTTCCATCATGGCCAAGACGGATCCCGCCACGACCGCGAGGGAATTTCTCCGCAAAAATCCGCAGATGCTGGAGAAATGGCTTGCCGAGGTTAGCACTTTCGACGGTCGCGACGGTTTGCAGGAGGTCAAAAAGCATTTGGCAATGTAA
- a CDS encoding GlxA family transcriptional regulator, giving the protein MTSLPGHAPGQIDFLLLPECSVMGFASVLEPLRVANRFLGDRFSGVPYRWRILSVDGGPVLASNGMSINAEAAFDSVKQVDTLFIVAGFNPLAYYHPAIGAWLRKLDQSGATLGAIDTGCFLLAEAGLLQRQKITLHWEAAASFKERYPSLGMTVTQELFENEHRRLTCAGGTAGIDMMLDWIARQHGAELATAVSEQFVMSKIRRQSDHQRMQIGVRYGVHNLKTVQVISLMEMNLEEPLSTDQLAASIGVTRRQLERLFSTHLRVTPTHFYLGLRLEQARQLLQQSEMSITAVCVACGFESPSYFSRAYRNRFQRSPKQDRAAKHKSAQTVN; this is encoded by the coding sequence ATGACATCCCTTCCCGGCCATGCTCCTGGTCAGATCGACTTTCTGCTATTGCCGGAGTGCTCCGTCATGGGCTTTGCCTCGGTGCTTGAACCCTTGCGCGTCGCCAATCGTTTCCTCGGCGATCGCTTTTCCGGCGTCCCGTATCGATGGCGGATTCTGAGCGTCGACGGCGGCCCGGTGCTGGCCAGCAATGGCATGTCGATTAATGCCGAGGCGGCATTTGACAGCGTTAAGCAAGTGGATACCCTGTTCATCGTCGCCGGTTTCAATCCGCTGGCTTACTATCACCCTGCAATCGGCGCCTGGCTGCGCAAGCTGGACCAGTCCGGCGCTACCTTGGGCGCCATCGATACCGGCTGCTTCCTGCTAGCCGAAGCCGGTTTGCTGCAACGGCAGAAAATCACGCTGCACTGGGAAGCCGCCGCCTCGTTCAAGGAGCGTTACCCTTCCCTTGGCATGACAGTGACCCAGGAGTTATTTGAGAATGAGCATCGGCGCCTGACTTGCGCTGGCGGTACCGCGGGCATCGACATGATGCTGGACTGGATCGCCCGTCAGCATGGCGCAGAACTGGCGACTGCCGTCTCGGAGCAATTCGTGATGAGCAAGATCCGCCGGCAATCCGATCATCAACGCATGCAGATCGGCGTGCGCTACGGCGTACACAACCTGAAAACAGTGCAAGTCATCAGCTTGATGGAAATGAACCTGGAAGAACCGCTCTCCACCGACCAACTGGCAGCGTCCATCGGCGTTACCCGGCGTCAGCTGGAGCGTCTGTTCAGTACCCACCTGCGTGTCACCCCGACCCACTTCTATCTTGGCCTGAGGCTTGAGCAGGCGCGCCAGCTATTGCAACAGAGCGAAATGAGCATTACTGCGGTGTGCGTCGCTTGCGGCTTCGAATCGCCCTCTTATTTTTCGCGCGCCTATCGCAACCGTTTCCAGCGCAGTCCCAAACAAGACCGTGCAGCCAAGCACAAATCAGCGCAAACTGTGAATTGA
- the msrB gene encoding peptide-methionine (R)-S-oxide reductase MsrB: MLTRRNMIFRAGRTLLTGGLLAALGWRATAAATYEVMHTDAEWKHLLNPTQYAILRQEGTERPFSSPLDHEKRVGTFSCAGCDLAAFSSKTKFDSGTGWPSFWQPLPNAVATRTDSTLGMTRTEVHCRRCGGHLGHVFNDGPKPTGLRYCMNGAVLNFKPEI, from the coding sequence ATGCTAACGCGACGCAACATGATATTCAGGGCCGGCAGGACTTTGCTGACAGGTGGATTACTTGCCGCACTGGGCTGGCGGGCGACGGCGGCGGCAACCTATGAAGTCATGCATACCGATGCTGAGTGGAAACATCTACTGAATCCGACCCAATATGCGATTTTGCGGCAAGAAGGCACCGAACGGCCGTTTTCCAGTCCGCTTGACCATGAAAAACGGGTTGGCACCTTTTCTTGCGCCGGCTGCGACCTCGCGGCCTTCTCCTCCAAGACCAAATTCGACAGCGGCACCGGCTGGCCCAGTTTCTGGCAGCCGCTGCCGAATGCCGTAGCCACCAGAACCGATAGCACGCTCGGCATGACCCGCACCGAGGTGCACTGTCGCCGCTGCGGCGGTCATCTGGGTCATGTATTTAACGATGGCCCGAAACCTACCGGCCTGCGCTACTGCATGAACGGTGCGGTCTTGAATTTCAAACCGGAAATCTGA
- a CDS encoding 23S rRNA (adenine(2030)-N(6))-methyltransferase RlmJ gives MLSYRHAFHAGNHADVLKHLVTIQLLRYLGQKDTSYMVIDTHAGAGVYALDGGYASKNAEFESGISRLWDRKDLPPAAAEYVDVVRQLNPDGKLRYYPGSPYCADAVMREQDRLRLFELHPSDGKILTDNFRRLEAERNPRGNGRGKRVMIHLGDGFLGLKALLPPPSRRGLVLIDPPYEVKDDYRLVKNTIEDALVRFSTGTYAVWYPVLNRMESRQLPDKLKRMKANGWLNVTLTVKTPSPDGFGLHSSGMFVINPPWTLEPMLKELMPYLVKVMGTDSGAGFTLESGQTKAVDTGTRRV, from the coding sequence ATGTTGAGTTACCGCCATGCCTTCCACGCCGGCAATCACGCCGATGTGCTGAAGCACTTGGTCACCATCCAGTTGTTGCGTTACCTGGGCCAGAAGGATACGTCCTACATGGTCATCGATACCCACGCCGGCGCCGGCGTGTATGCACTGGATGGCGGCTATGCCTCGAAAAACGCCGAATTCGAGAGCGGTATCAGCCGCCTCTGGGACCGAAAGGACCTGCCACCTGCAGCGGCCGAATATGTCGATGTGGTCAGGCAGTTGAATCCGGATGGCAAGCTGCGTTACTATCCCGGTTCGCCGTATTGCGCTGATGCCGTCATGCGCGAGCAGGACCGTTTGCGTCTGTTCGAATTGCATCCTAGCGACGGCAAGATCCTGACCGACAATTTCCGCCGTCTTGAAGCCGAACGCAATCCGCGCGGCAATGGCCGCGGCAAGCGCGTCATGATCCATCTGGGCGACGGCTTCCTCGGCCTCAAGGCTTTGTTGCCGCCGCCATCGCGCCGCGGCCTGGTGCTGATCGATCCGCCGTATGAGGTGAAAGACGATTACCGTCTCGTCAAGAACACCATTGAAGATGCATTGGTCCGCTTTTCCACCGGCACCTATGCCGTCTGGTATCCGGTGCTGAACCGCATGGAGTCGCGGCAACTGCCGGACAAGCTCAAGCGCATGAAAGCGAATGGCTGGCTGAATGTCACGTTGACGGTCAAGACGCCGTCGCCGGATGGCTTCGGCTTGCACAGCAGCGGCATGTTCGTGATCAATCCTCCATGGACACTGGAGCCGATGCTCAAGGAATTGATGCCTTATCTGGTCAAGGTCATGGGCACCGATTCCGGCGCCGGCTTTACGCTGGAATCGGGACAAACCAAGGCGGTCGATACCGGTACCCGCCGCGTATAA
- a CDS encoding GlsB/YeaQ/YmgE family stress response membrane protein: MEILGTIIVGFIVGVIAKLIHPGRENMGFIVTTLLGIAGSFLAGYVGQALGWYHAGQGAGFIGSIVGAFVLLVIYGFVKGKAAN, from the coding sequence ATGGAAATTCTGGGGACAATCATCGTAGGTTTCATCGTCGGCGTGATCGCTAAACTGATCCATCCCGGACGTGAGAACATGGGTTTCATCGTAACGACTTTGCTGGGTATCGCGGGCTCGTTCCTGGCCGGTTACGTCGGCCAAGCCTTGGGCTGGTACCACGCCGGCCAAGGCGCAGGGTTTATCGGATCCATCGTCGGCGCGTTTGTGTTGCTGGTGATTTATGGATTCGTCAAAGGTAAGGCGGCCAACTGA